A DNA window from Sphingopyxis macrogoltabida contains the following coding sequences:
- a CDS encoding IS256-like element ISSpma2 family transposase: MTEDRLLIEELAAKGGQPDFLRTIAENVLQLIMEADVDGLIGAGRHERSSERATWRNGYRDRSLDTRVGTLNLKIPKLRAGSYFPGFLEPRKMVEKALVAVIQEAWIGGVSTRRVDELVQAMGMTGISKSTVSKLCKDIDERVHAFLKRPLTGEWPYLWLDATYLKVREGGRIISVAAIIAMAVNTEGRREIVGLHIGPSEAEVFWSDFLKDLVRRGLTGVKLVISDAHEGLKGAITRVMGATWQRCRVHFMRNALSYVPKGQNTVVAAAIRQVFLQPDQKSATQVWRQVADQLRTRWPKLGACMDEAETDVLAYTGFPTQHRTKLHSTNPLERLNKEVKRRADVVGIFPNEDSIIRLVGAVLMEQNDEWQLQHRYMQIEGMAELNQPMIEEENQPLHITAKAA; encoded by the coding sequence ATGACCGAGGACAGATTACTGATCGAAGAGCTTGCTGCGAAGGGCGGCCAACCGGATTTTTTGCGCACCATCGCCGAGAACGTGCTGCAGCTGATCATGGAGGCCGACGTTGATGGCCTGATCGGCGCGGGTCGCCACGAACGCAGCAGCGAGCGCGCGACCTGGCGCAACGGCTATCGCGACCGTTCGCTGGATACCCGGGTAGGCACGCTGAACCTGAAAATCCCCAAGCTGCGTGCTGGGTCCTACTTTCCGGGCTTCCTTGAGCCCCGCAAGATGGTCGAGAAAGCGCTGGTTGCGGTGATCCAGGAAGCGTGGATCGGCGGGGTCAGCACCCGGCGGGTCGATGAACTCGTCCAGGCCATGGGCATGACCGGCATCTCCAAGTCCACCGTCTCCAAGCTTTGCAAGGACATTGACGAGCGCGTCCATGCCTTTCTGAAACGCCCGCTCACCGGCGAATGGCCGTATCTCTGGCTCGATGCCACCTATCTCAAGGTACGCGAAGGCGGGCGGATCATCAGCGTTGCCGCAATAATCGCCATGGCCGTCAACACCGAGGGCCGGCGCGAGATCGTCGGCCTGCATATCGGCCCCTCGGAAGCGGAGGTCTTCTGGTCCGACTTCCTGAAGGACCTTGTTCGGCGCGGTCTTACCGGCGTGAAGCTGGTCATCTCCGATGCTCACGAGGGCCTCAAGGGCGCGATCACCCGCGTCATGGGCGCCACCTGGCAGCGCTGCCGGGTGCACTTCATGCGCAATGCCCTGTCCTATGTGCCCAAGGGCCAGAACACTGTCGTCGCCGCCGCGATCCGCCAGGTCTTCCTGCAGCCCGATCAGAAAAGCGCAACGCAGGTCTGGCGACAGGTCGCCGACCAGTTGCGCACCCGTTGGCCCAAGCTCGGCGCCTGCATGGACGAGGCCGAAACCGACGTGCTCGCCTACACCGGCTTTCCCACCCAGCACCGCACGAAGTTACACTCAACCAATCCGCTCGAGCGGCTCAACAAGGAGGTCAAGCGCCGCGCCGACGTCGTCGGAATCTTCCCGAACGAAGACAGCATCATCCGCCTCGTCGGGGCTGTGCTGATGGAGCAGAACGACGAGTGGCAGCTCCAGCACCGATACATGCAGATCGAAGGCATGGCCGAACTCAACCAACCCATGATCGAGGAGGAAAATCAGCCCCTACACATCACCGCCAAAGCCGCCTGA
- a CDS encoding site-specific integrase, producing the protein MALAKLNKRTVDALAAPATGQAFLWDTEIKGFGVRVGATGAKTFVIQYMNEEGRVRRVKIGRFGVMTVEQARELAKIQMGKVASGEDPAEESRRVRKELNVAEMCEWYLVEARAGRILGRKNRPIKESSLDMDESRIRTHIIPLVGKRLVRKLTIADVEAMQNDIATGQTRKPPSGGRGGRPTGGIGVAGRSLGTLQAILGHAKHKGLIAEHPTKGAKKLATKKKTRRLSIAEIELLGRAIGRAELGAENPVALAIVRTLLLTGYRREEAQAMQRQWVNPMGGYVAFPDTKSDAQYRAIGPEAVKIVVAQPEIAGCPFVFPASNGEGPFTAVSDCLARLCRSASIVGVTPHTLRHTFGSMAGELGFSELTIRAMLGHASQSVTQDYVHIDEAVKLAVRRTSDEIAKHLETGVRKAAQMKFAA; encoded by the coding sequence GTGGCGCTAGCAAAGCTCAATAAGCGGACGGTCGATGCGCTGGCTGCACCAGCGACAGGCCAGGCATTTCTTTGGGATACCGAGATCAAGGGTTTCGGTGTCCGTGTCGGCGCAACCGGGGCGAAAACCTTCGTCATCCAGTATATGAATGAGGAAGGCCGGGTTCGGCGAGTGAAGATCGGGCGCTTCGGCGTGATGACGGTTGAGCAAGCCCGCGAGCTCGCGAAGATTCAGATGGGAAAAGTGGCCTCAGGCGAAGACCCGGCGGAGGAATCGCGTCGGGTTCGGAAAGAGCTCAATGTAGCCGAAATGTGCGAATGGTATCTCGTCGAGGCGCGGGCGGGTCGCATCCTCGGTCGCAAGAATCGCCCGATCAAGGAATCCTCGCTCGACATGGACGAGAGCCGCATCCGGACGCACATTATCCCGCTCGTCGGCAAACGCCTCGTGCGGAAGCTGACGATCGCGGACGTCGAGGCGATGCAAAATGATATCGCCACCGGTCAGACCCGAAAGCCGCCGTCAGGCGGGCGCGGTGGTCGCCCAACGGGCGGCATCGGCGTCGCCGGAAGGAGCCTCGGCACCCTTCAGGCTATTCTCGGCCACGCAAAGCATAAGGGGTTGATTGCCGAGCATCCGACGAAGGGGGCGAAGAAGCTCGCGACCAAGAAGAAAACCCGCCGTCTTAGCATTGCCGAGATCGAACTGCTTGGCCGGGCAATCGGCCGCGCTGAACTGGGTGCCGAGAACCCCGTTGCGCTCGCCATCGTCAGAACGCTCCTTCTGACCGGCTATCGGCGGGAAGAAGCACAGGCGATGCAGCGGCAATGGGTCAACCCGATGGGCGGCTATGTCGCGTTTCCAGACACAAAGAGCGATGCGCAATATCGGGCAATCGGACCCGAGGCAGTAAAGATCGTCGTGGCTCAACCGGAGATCGCTGGCTGCCCCTTTGTCTTCCCCGCGTCGAACGGCGAAGGCCCGTTCACAGCTGTCAGCGACTGCTTGGCCCGCCTATGCCGCTCGGCAAGCATCGTGGGCGTAACTCCGCATACCCTGCGCCACACCTTCGGGAGCATGGCAGGCGAACTCGGTTTCTCCGAGCTGACAATCCGCGCCATGCTGGGTCACGCGTCTCAGAGTGTGACGCAGGACTATGTCCATATTGACGAGGCCGTGAAGCTAGCGGTTCGCCGAACATCGGACGAGATCGCCAAGCATCTCGAGACTGGGGTCCGCAAAGCAGCCCAGATGAAGTTTGCAGCCTGA